Within the Egibacteraceae bacterium genome, the region CCGACTGGGCACCCGCCGACTGCTCTGCGGTGGACTTCTTCGCCGCCGCCGCCTTCGCGGTGGACTTCGTCGCCCCGGACTGGGCACCCGCCGACTTCTTCGCGGTGGACTTCTTCTCCGTGGCCCTCTTGGCCGCCGCCTTCTTCGCCGCTGCCTTCTTCGCCGCTGCCTTCTTCGCCGCTGCCTTCTTCGCCGCTGCCTTCTTGGCAGACTTGCTGCCCCCAGACTTCTTCCCGCCGGACTTCTTCCTGGCAGCGCCCCCCTTCGCCGACGCGGCCTTCCGGCCCGCAGCCCTGCGGTTCGCCGAGCGGGCGCCAGATCCGGCGCCCGGGACCCGCTTGCGCGTCCGCGTCCACGCCACGTCGACCGCCAGGTCGTTGCGAGGGTCCAGGGCACCGGTCTCGGGGTTGAAATGCCAGGTCGCCCGCTGCGCCCGCCCCCGGCTGCGGTAGCGCAAGGTGACCTGCCAGTGCGGGTCACCCTCGCGGCGTGCCGCGGTCCATTCCACCGACGGGTCGTCGGGACCGACACCCTTGGACGCGAGGTTTCGCTCCACGGCCTCCGCGATGGGCTCGGCGCTCACACCGAGGCGCGACTTGGCCACGAAGCTCGACCACACGGCCTGCAACACCTGATCCCGCTCAGCCTCGATGGGTGGCAACCAACGCCGGACCCACCACTCGTCGGTGTCGGCCTGCTTGGCCACCGCTCGGATCCCCTGCCCGGCCCGCAGGAGGGACTGGATCTCCCGGGGTGCCAGGCTGCTCGGACGGGGCCGGTCCGAGGCCACCGCTACGGCCTCCTCATCCGTCGCGGCCCGCGCCGCAGCCGCCATGCCTGCCAGGGGCCCTTCCCCACGCGGGGCGCGCTCGCCGTCTGGGGGACGGTGCCCGTCCGGAGGGGCGTCACCGTTCGGGCTCGGGGCATCCGACGGGGCGTCAGGCGCGAAGGCCGACGTGACCGGGTCCTGGGACTGCTCGTCCAGCTGCTCGTCCGAGACGAGCGCCGCCAGCGGATGCGCATCGGGATCCACGCGCTGCAAGACCTCGGTGAGGGTCGCGACGAAATCCTCGTCGAGGGGCGCCTTCAAGCGTCCGCCGCTCTCCCCCGCATCGGTGAACACCAAGTGGAGCAGGTCAGCCGTGTACCCGACCAGCTGTAGATCTTTCACGTGTTCTCCCGGCGGGCCGTTTCAAGGCATTGTGGGTCACAGCATGCCTCCCGGCAAGCAGGGGCCTCACGCGCCTCCGCGGGTCACATGCTCAGCCGAGCGCGATGAACCTGCTGGTCGGTGCCAAGCCACGGTCCTGGAGGGTTCGAATCGCCCGTTCAGCATCCACGTCGAAGACCACCGCACCCTCGGGACGGTCGAGCAGGTAGGTCACGATGCAGTCCTCGCAGGTCTCGGTGCCCTGCATCGCACACTCGCCACAGTCGATCCGCACAGCCTCGGCCTTTCCTCGGATTGTCGGCGCACAGCCGCTCACCCGAGCACCGTATGCCGGGGGTGCGACAACGCCGCCTCCGCACGCTCCGGCGAGTCGCCCGGCCACGCGACCACCGTGGTGGTGCGGAGCACGGGTCAGGCGGGCTTGTGCGCGACCACGGTGAGGGCGCGGGCGACCTCGTCGTGGCGGGCGGCAGGCAGCCGCGTCCGCATGAGGTCGATCAGGTCGGGGGTGAACAGCGGGTAGAGACCGGCGTCGTCCAGGCTGAACGGCGCACGACCGAGCACCACGATCCCGGTGAAGCCGATGCGGTCCATCTTCTCGACGAAGACACGCTCCGTCAGGGCCCCGGCCACTCACCCCGCCCAGGCCGCCGGATGGGTGAGGATCTCCGCGGGCAGCTCCTCGTCGCGGATGGTGAGATCGGCCACGCACAGCCGGCCGCCCGGGCGCAGCACACGGTGGGCCTCGGCCAGCACCCGGCTCTTGCGGGCCGAGAGGTTGATGGCGCCGTTGGAGATCACCACGTCCGCCGATGCATCCGCGAGGGGCACCGCCTCCATGGCCCCCTCCAGGAACTCGACGTTGCCGACGCCGGCGCCCTCGGCGGCCGATCGCCCGCGCTCGACCATCTCGGGAAGGAAGTCGACGCCCACCGCCCGGCCGCCCGGCGACACCTGCGACGCGGCCAACAGGGTGTCGAGCCCGGCGCCGCAGCCGAGGTCGACCACCACCTCCCCGGCGGCCAGGTCCGCCACGGCCAGGGGGTTGCCGACGCCAAGCGCCCACTCGCGGGCCTGCTCGGGCATCGTGGCCAGCTGCTCCTCGGTGTAGAACCGTCTGCCGGGACCACCGGGTGCGCCGAGGGCGCGGTAGGCGTCGACGACGAGCTCCTGCACCTCGTCGGAGTACATCAGGTCCTTGCTCATGCGTCCTCCTCCAGTGCGTCCAGGAAGGCGACGAGACGCGACTCGACCGGCGCGGGCAGCGCCACGGGGCCGGTGGCCGAGCGCAGCAGCGTCCGCAGCTCCGCGGCGAACTCGGCCTCTCCGCAGCACCGTCGGCAGAAGGCGAGGTGCTGGTCGACCCGGTCGCGTTCGGTGGCGGCAAGGTCCTGCTCCAGGTACTCCCAGAGCTGGCGGACCGCCTCGGAGCAGCTGATCATCGCGACCCTCCCGGCGACTCGACGAGCAGGTCGTGCTCGTTGGCGTACTCCCACAGCGCCTCCTCGAACAGCTTGCGCCCGCGGTGCAGCCACGACAGCACGGTGCCCTGGGCCACGCCGAACATCCGCGCCACCTGGTTGGTGGACATCCCTTCCATGTGCACCAGCACCAGCGGCGCGCGGTACAACGGCTTCACCCGGTCGAGCACCTGCCAGACGTCGTCGTGCTCGAAGCAGCGCAGGAAGTCCAGATGCACGCTGTCGGAGTACGGCCAGGGATCCTGCTCGGCGATGGTCCGGTACAGGGAGTACTCCTCGGTGGGGTCGCGGGGGTCCTCGCGCGGGAGCCCCGCCTGTCGGCGGTAGCGATCGCGGACGCAGTTCAGCAGGATCTGGCGGAACCACGCCGGCGCGGCCTTGCGGTCACGCAACCGGTCATAGCCGCGGTACGCCTTGAGCAGGCACTCCTGGACGGCGTCCTCGGCATCCTCGCCCACCAGCTGGCGAGCCAGGGCGTACAGCCAGGGCAGCTGCTCGCGCGCGACGCTGGTGAAACTGCCCTCCTGCTCCTGGCTCACGGAGGCGGGGCTGCCTGCCATACGGGCCCCTCAGTGCGACTTCCGTGCGAGAAAAGCATACCCTTGGACGCCGTAGGCGCGGGCGTTGGCTTCGCCCCTGGCCCCGGCGAAGGTGTCCACGGGTGGGCCGACCTGCACCCCGACGAACCCCGCCTGCTCGAGCATCCGCTGCCAGCCTGCGCACGGCAGGCCGCCGGCGATTCACCCGGTCCACAGGTCGATGTCACGGACCGCCTCCTCGGGGACGGGCGTCGGGCACCGGCAGCGATTCGGCCAGCCCCTCCCGGAACGCCACGTGGCCGAATCCGAGGCCGGCGGCAGTCGCCCGGGCTTTGGTGAGCATCTCCGCGGTCATGTCGACGCCGACGACCGCTCCGTCGGCGCCGACCGCCGCGGCCGC harbors:
- a CDS encoding zf-HC2 domain-containing protein, which codes for MISCSEAVRQLWEYLEQDLAATERDRVDQHLAFCRRCCGEAEFAAELRTLLRSATGPVALPAPVESRLVAFLDALEEDA
- the sepH gene encoding septation protein SepH; amino-acid sequence: MKDLQLVGYTADLLHLVFTDAGESGGRLKAPLDEDFVATLTEVLQRVDPDAHPLAALVSDEQLDEQSQDPVTSAFAPDAPSDAPSPNGDAPPDGHRPPDGERAPRGEGPLAGMAAAARAATDEEAVAVASDRPRPSSLAPREIQSLLRAGQGIRAVAKQADTDEWWVRRWLPPIEAERDQVLQAVWSSFVAKSRLGVSAEPIAEAVERNLASKGVGPDDPSVEWTAARREGDPHWQVTLRYRSRGRAQRATWHFNPETGALDPRNDLAVDVAWTRTRKRVPGAGSGARSANRRAAGRKAASAKGGAARKKSGGKKSGGSKSAKKAAAKKAAAKKAAAKKAAAKKAAAKRATEKKSTAKKSAGAQSGATKSTAKAAAAKKSTAEQSAGAQS
- a CDS encoding RNA polymerase sigma factor; amino-acid sequence: MAGSPASVSQEQEGSFTSVAREQLPWLYALARQLVGEDAEDAVQECLLKAYRGYDRLRDRKAAPAWFRQILLNCVRDRYRRQAGLPREDPRDPTEEYSLYRTIAEQDPWPYSDSVHLDFLRCFEHDDVWQVLDRVKPLYRAPLVLVHMEGMSTNQVARMFGVAQGTVLSWLHRGRKLFEEALWEYANEHDLLVESPGGSR
- a CDS encoding methyltransferase domain-containing protein, giving the protein MSKDLMYSDEVQELVVDAYRALGAPGGPGRRFYTEEQLATMPEQAREWALGVGNPLAVADLAAGEVVVDLGCGAGLDTLLAASQVSPGGRAVGVDFLPEMVERGRSAAEGAGVGNVEFLEGAMEAVPLADASADVVISNGAINLSARKSRVLAEAHRVLRPGGRLCVADLTIRDEELPAEILTHPAAWAG